In the Sediminibacter sp. Hel_I_10 genome, one interval contains:
- the pfkA gene encoding 6-phosphofructokinase, producing MSKTIKKIGVMTSGGDSPGMNAAVRSVVRTCAYHRIACAGIYRGFEGMIEGDFIDMDARSVKDIINKGGTILKSARSKEFRTPEGRKKAYDKLTEAGIDALVTIGGDGTFTGAMIFGQEYDFPVMGIPGTIDNDIFGTTHTLGYDTALNTVVEVIDKIRDTASSHNRLFFIEVMGRDVGHIALNVGVGAGAEEILIPEEDLGLDRLLESLRRSKRSGKSSSIVVVAEGDKIGKNVFELKDYVEANMTEYEVRVSVLGHMQRGGSPSCFDRVLASRMGVRAVEELLNGKTAYMVGLLNDKMALTPFEQAVKGKSKINMELLRVSEIMTT from the coding sequence ATGTCAAAAACAATAAAAAAAATAGGAGTCATGACCTCTGGAGGTGATTCTCCAGGAATGAATGCCGCCGTTAGATCTGTAGTAAGAACTTGTGCTTATCATCGCATTGCGTGCGCTGGTATTTATCGAGGTTTTGAAGGGATGATTGAAGGAGATTTTATTGATATGGATGCCCGTAGTGTAAAGGACATCATCAATAAAGGTGGAACCATTTTAAAATCTGCACGTTCAAAAGAATTTAGAACTCCAGAAGGACGAAAAAAAGCTTACGATAAACTTACCGAAGCCGGTATTGATGCCTTAGTCACTATTGGTGGAGACGGTACCTTTACTGGAGCTATGATTTTTGGTCAGGAATATGATTTTCCCGTGATGGGAATACCAGGAACTATCGATAATGATATTTTCGGTACAACGCATACCCTTGGCTATGACACTGCGCTAAATACGGTAGTAGAAGTCATTGATAAAATTCGTGATACGGCAAGTTCACACAATCGTCTCTTCTTTATTGAAGTTATGGGCCGAGATGTTGGTCACATAGCACTTAACGTTGGTGTTGGTGCTGGTGCTGAGGAAATTTTAATTCCCGAAGAAGATTTAGGTTTAGATCGTTTGTTAGAATCATTAAGACGTAGCAAGCGCTCAGGAAAATCTTCTAGTATAGTTGTTGTAGCTGAAGGCGATAAAATTGGTAAAAATGTATTCGAGCTAAAAGATTACGTAGAGGCCAATATGACAGAGTACGAAGTGAGAGTTTCGGTTTTAGGTCATATGCAACGCGGTGGTTCGCCATCTTGTTTTGATCGTGTACTTGCCAGTAGAATGGGAGTAAGGGCTGTTGAAGAGCTTCTTAATGGCAAAACAGCTTATATGGTTGGCTTATTGAATGATAAAATGGCATTAACGCCCTTTGAGCAAGCTGTAAAAGGAAAATCAAAAATCAACATGGAATTACTTCGGGTTTCAGAAATCATGACCACTTAA